The Daucus carota subsp. sativus chromosome 9, DH1 v3.0, whole genome shotgun sequence genome window below encodes:
- the LOC108202464 gene encoding protein transport protein SEC31 homolog B, whose amino-acid sequence MAAIKEVSRSATAAFSPDKPYLAAGTMAGAVDISFSTSANLDIFELDFQSDDRQLRLLGAVPSTEPFNRISWGKKPPASEEFGLGLIAGGLNDGNIGIWNPATLISSESSESSLLQQLSRHKGPVRGLEFNSLSPNLLASGADEGEICIWDIAKPTEPTHFPPLKGTGSAAQGEISFLSWNSKVQHILASASFNGTTVVWDLRKQKPVISFSDSVRRRCSVLQWNPDVATQLILASDDDSSPSLRIWDMRNTMSPLRELAGHTKGVVAMSWCPNDSSYLLTCAKDNRTICWDMASSEIVSELPAGTNWNFDVHWYPKIPGVISASSFDGKIGIYNIEACDRIGVGESDIGTGYIRAPKWYKRKAGVSFGFGGKLVTFSTTDSGSSEVFLHNLATDTNLVGSSSEFEAAMQSGERSSLRLLCDKKSQESESQDDKETWGFLKVMFEDDGTARTKLLTHLGFSLPAEVKDATEDELSQELNGLALKEKEADKAHAGQKDSPIYPSDGEDFFNNLPSPKADTPVSTPDNKFNAENSVHNAEEELHHQNDDHDENPDAAFEDAVQRALVVGDYASAVAQCISSNRIADALVISHVGGASLWESTRDQYLKTSHSPYLKVVAAMVNNDLMSLVNTRPLKAWKETLALLCTFAQREEWTFLCDTLASRLMAAGRTLAATLCYICAGNIDKTVEIWSITVTTKQDGKSYVALLQDLMEKTMILAMATGQKRFSASLCKLVEKYAEILASQGLLTTAMEYLNFMGTEELTTELVILRDCIALSTQPEREAQSSTDFGHSQSQTETIPSYAPDASNYYQNTAQPQMQQTVPSVPYGDNFQQPYNSSFRRDYGSPAPYQTAAQPAPYQPAAQPAPYQPAAQPAPYQPAAQPSPYQPAPQPSPYQPAPQPNMFVPSQPPQIPQPSLAPRPVTSQPAVKPFVPSTPQGLRNVEQYQQPTLASQLYPGSANSGYQQAGNQVGGAHGPVSSQVAPPAHKMPQGVTPAPGPRGYMQVNNAGVQRPGMGPMQPPSPTHSAPAPAPVTPAAPPPTVQTADTSNVPASQRPVITTLTRLFNETSEALGGPRANPAKKREIEDNSKKIGALFAKLNSNDISKNAVEKLVQLCQALDNGDFSTALQIQVLLTTSDWDECNFWLSTLKRMIKTRQNVR is encoded by the exons ATGGCGGCGATAAAGGAGGTGAGCAGATCGGCGACGGCGGCGTTCTCGCCGGACAAACCGTACTTAGCGGCGGGAACAATGGCCGGAGCAGTGGATATATCGTTCAGCACATCGGCCAATCTCGATATATTCGAGCTGGATTTCCAATCGGATGATCGCCAATTGCGATTGCTCGGGGCTGTGCCGAGTACAGAGCCGTTTAATCGGATTTCTTGGGGGAAAAAGCCGCCCGCTTCTGAGGAGTTTGGATTGGGTTTGATTGCTGGTGGACTTAATGATGGCAACATTGGGATTTGGAATCCTGCTACGCTTATTAG TTCTGAGTCAAGTGAAAGCTCTCTTCTTCAACAGCTTTCAAGACATAAGGGACCT GTTCGTGGTCTAGAATTTAACTCTCTTTCACCAAACCTTCTTGCTTCTGGGGCCGATGAAGGGGAAATCTGTATTTGGGATATTGCAAAACCCACAGAACCTACCCATTTTCCTCCTCTCAAG GGTACTGGATCTGCCGCTCAGGGTGAAATTTCGTTTTTATCTTGGAATAGCAAGGTACAACACATATTGGCATCTGCTTCTTTTAACGGGACAACTG TGGTGTGGGATTTGAGGAAGCAAAAGCCTGTGATAAG CTTTTCAGATTCAGTTAGAAGACGATGTTCTGTTCTGCAGTGGAATCCTGATGTTGCCACTCAGTTAATTCTTGCTTCAGATGATGACAGTTCTCCCTCTTTAAGG ATTTGGGACATGCGAAATACTATGTCACCACTGAGAGAACTAGCAGGGCACACTAAAG GTGTAGTTGCAATGTCGTGGTGTCCTAATGACAGCTCTTATTTGCTGACCTGTGCCAAAGATAATCGTACTATTTGCTGGGACATGGCTTCCTCAGAG ATTGTCTCTGAATTGCCTGCTGGAACAAACTGGAACTTTGATGTTCATTGGTATCCAAAGATCCCCGGGGTCATATCAGCATCATCATTTGACGGAAAAATTGGGATCTACAATATTGAG GCTTGTGACCGAATTGGTGTAGGGGAGAGTGATATTGGTACAG GTTATATAAGGGCCCCAAAATGGTATAAGCGCAAGGCTGGAGTTTCTTTTGGTTTTGGAGGCAAGCTTGTCACTTTCAGTACTACAGACTCTGGATCTTCTGAG GTTTTTTTGCATAATCTGGCCACTGATACCAACTTGGTGGGTAGCTCTTCTGAATTTGAAGCTGCAATGCAAAGTGGAGAGCGATCTTCGCTGAGACTTTTATGCGATAAGAAGTCTCAGGAATCTGA ATCTCAGGATGATAAAGAAACATGGGGATTTTTGAAAGTCATGTTTGAGGATGATGGAACGGCTAGGACAAAGCTGCTTACGCACCTGGGATTCAGTCTGCCTGCTGAAGTTAAAGATGCAACCGAAGATGAGCTTTCCCAGGAATTAAATGGTCTTGctcttaaagaaaaagaagCAGATAAAGCGCATGCAGGACAAAAGGATAGTCCTATATACCCTTCTGATGGAGAAGATTTCTTTAACAATCTTCCTAGTCCGAAAGCTGACACACCTGTGTCAACTCCAGATAACAAGTTTAATGCTGAGAATTCTGTTCATAATGCGGAAGAAGAACTTCATCACCAAAATGATGATCATGATGAGAATCCTGATGCGGCGTTTGAAGATGCTGTGCAACGTGCTTTGGTTGTTGGTGACTATGCGAGTGCTGTTGCTCAGTGCATTTCTTCAAATAGAATTGCAGATGCTCTAGTTATTTCTCATGTGGGCGGGGCATCTCTATGGGAGAGCACACGTGATCAATACCTGAAGACGAGTCATTCTCCTTACCTTAAG GTTGTTGCTGCTATGGTGAATAATGATCTAATGAGCCTCGTTAATACAAGGCCCCTAAAAGCCTGGAAGGAAACCCTTGCTCTCCTCTGCACT TTTGCACAAAGAGAGGAATGGACTTTTCTGTGTGACACGCTTGCTTCTAGGCTCATGGCAGCAGGCAGAACTCTGGCAGCAACTCTTTGCTATATATGTGCTGGGAACATAGATAAAACAGTGGAAATTTGGTCGATAACTGTTACAACCAAGCAAGATGGGAAATCTTATGTCGCTCTTCTTCAG GATCTCATGGAAAAAACTATGATTCTTGCAATGGCAACTGGGCAAAAGCGATTTAGCGCTTCTTTGTGCAAGCTAGTTGAGAAGTATGCTGAAATTTTGGCAAGTCAAGGGCTTTTAACAACTGCAATGGAATACTTAAATTTTATGGGGACTGAGGAATTGACTACTGAACTAGTGATTCTGCGGGATTGCATTGCTCTCTCTACACAACCTG AGAGAGAAGCACAAAGTTCTACAGATTTTGGGCACTCCCAGTCACAAACTGAGACCATACCTAGTTATGCTCCTGATGCCTCAAATTATTATCAG AACACAGCACAGCCACAAATGCAACAGACTGTTCCTAGTGTTCCCTATGGTGATAATTTCCAACAGCCATATAATTCTTCATTTAGGAGGGACTATGGCTCTCCTGCTCCATATCAGACTGCTGCCCAACCTGCTCCATATCAGCCTGCCGCCCAACCTGCTCCATATCAGCCTGCAGCCCAACCTGCTCCATATCAGCCTGCAGCCCAGCCATCTCCATATCAGCCTGCACCCCAGCCATCTCCATATCAGCCTGCCCCTCAACCTAATATGTTCGTTCCGTCTCAGCCACCACAAATTCCCCAG CCTAGCTTAGCCCCACGTCCAGTTACCAGTCAGCCTGCAGTGAAACCATTTGTTCCTTCAACTCCTCAAGGTTTGAGAAATGTAGAGCAGTATCAGCAGCCTACATTGGCCTCCCAGTTGTATCCA GGAAGTGCCAACTCTGGTTATCAACAAGCTGGAAACCAGGTAGGTGGTGCACATGGTCCTGTTTCATCTCAAGTTGCACCTCCTGCGCATAAGATGCCACAGGGTGTTACTCCCGCACCAGGACCTAGAGGATACATGCAAGTAAATAATGCAGGGGTGCAAAGACCTGGGATGGGCCCAATGCAGCCACCCAGCCCTACTCACTCAGCACCAGCACCAGCACCAGTAACTCCTGCAGCTCCACCACCTACGGTGCAGACAGCTGACACTTCAAATGTGCCAG CTTCGCAGAGGCCTGTTATTACAACTTTGACCAGACTGTTCAATGAGACATCAGAAGCACTGGGAGGCCCTCGAGCAAATCCTGCTAAGAAGCGTGAAATAGAAGACAATTCAAAGAAAATTGGTGCCTTGTTTGCAAAGTTAAACAGTAACGACATTTCTAAAAATGCTGTTGAAAAACTTGTACAGCTCTGTCAGGCTTTGGATAATGGTGATTTTAGTACAGCCCTCCAAATCCAG GTACTTCTGACGACAAGTGACTGGGATGAATGTAACTTCTGGTTATCGACACTGAAGAGAATGATCAAGACCAGGCAAAATGTTAGATGA